From a single Candidatus Binatia bacterium genomic region:
- a CDS encoding acyl-CoA dehydrogenase encodes MSDLVLTEEQQLLQSSAADFAKNLPVSRVRALRDAGDPLGFSLETWRSMAELGWPGILLPEEYGGLGLGYAELAVVLEELGKVLAPEPFLSTVLLAGNAILLGGSDAQKKELLPRVASGDLVLAFAHHEPGARHDPYRVETRAEAQGGGFRLTGVKDIVLDGAAAERLVVSARSSGQSGERDGLSLFLVDPRASGVTVTRQQLVDHRNAARVRLDGVEVPSSALIGELGKGADVLDPVLDRAVVGLCAEMLGSMLRAFEMTLAYLKERKQFGVVIGTFQALKHRAARMFIETELGRSAVMAASRALDDGSPQAPLLASVAKARLSEGFVLVASEAVQMHGGIGMTDEHDIGFYLKRARAAEILFGDAPYHRDRAATLQGF; translated from the coding sequence GTGAGCGATCTTGTCTTGACGGAAGAGCAGCAGCTTTTGCAGAGCAGCGCGGCGGACTTCGCGAAGAACCTGCCGGTGTCGCGGGTGCGCGCGCTGCGTGACGCCGGCGATCCGCTCGGGTTCTCGCTCGAGACCTGGCGCTCGATGGCCGAGCTCGGCTGGCCCGGCATCCTGCTCCCGGAGGAGTACGGCGGTCTCGGGCTCGGCTACGCCGAGCTCGCCGTGGTGCTCGAGGAGCTCGGCAAGGTGCTCGCGCCCGAGCCCTTTCTCTCGACCGTGCTGCTCGCCGGCAACGCGATCCTGCTCGGCGGCAGCGACGCGCAGAAGAAGGAGCTGCTGCCGCGCGTCGCGTCGGGCGACCTGGTGCTCGCGTTCGCGCACCACGAGCCGGGCGCGCGGCACGACCCGTACCGCGTCGAGACCCGCGCCGAGGCGCAGGGCGGCGGCTTTCGCTTGACGGGCGTCAAGGACATCGTGCTCGACGGCGCCGCCGCGGAGCGTCTGGTGGTCTCCGCGCGCAGCTCGGGACAGAGCGGGGAGCGCGACGGCCTGTCGCTCTTCCTCGTCGACCCGCGCGCGAGCGGCGTGACCGTCACGCGGCAGCAGCTCGTCGACCACCGCAACGCGGCGCGCGTGCGTCTCGACGGCGTCGAGGTGCCGTCGTCCGCGCTGATCGGCGAGCTCGGCAAGGGCGCCGACGTGCTCGATCCGGTGCTCGACCGCGCCGTGGTCGGGCTGTGCGCGGAGATGCTCGGCTCCATGCTGCGCGCCTTCGAGATGACGCTCGCCTACCTCAAGGAGCGCAAGCAGTTCGGCGTCGTCATCGGCACCTTCCAGGCGCTCAAGCATCGCGCCGCACGGATGTTCATCGAGACCGAGCTCGGGCGCTCGGCGGTGATGGCCGCCTCGCGCGCGCTCGACGACGGCTCGCCGCAGGCGCCGCTACTCGCGTCGGTCGCGAAGGCGCGGCTCTCCGAGGGCTTCGTGCTGGTCGCCAGCGAGGCCGTGCAGATGCACGGCGGCATCGGCATGACCGACGAGCACGACATCGGCTTCTACCTGAAGCGGGCGCGCGCGGCCGAGATCCTGTTCGGCGACGCGCCCTACCACCGCGACCGCGCGGCGACGCTGCAGGGCTTCTGA
- a CDS encoding cysteine hydrolase, translating into MPLDLRDILRPESSAVLTVECQRGVIGTGGALSALAEAVRESGMVPRMARVVNAARAAKVPVFHGIVVRRPDGGGSTVNCRLFAVTRKAGGPGLLAGSEAAALVPELGPAETDYVVARHHGVSLFHDSELDSLLRSLGVRTVVLLGVSLNIALLGTTIEAVNRGYQVVMPHDGVTGTPLEYARQVLEHTVRMLATVTTCDEVVAALSAPGGSAA; encoded by the coding sequence ATGCCCCTCGATCTGCGCGACATCCTGCGGCCGGAGTCGAGCGCGGTGCTGACCGTCGAGTGTCAGCGCGGCGTGATCGGCACCGGCGGCGCGCTCTCGGCGCTCGCCGAGGCGGTGCGCGAGTCTGGCATGGTGCCGCGCATGGCGCGCGTCGTGAATGCGGCACGGGCGGCGAAGGTGCCGGTGTTCCACGGCATCGTCGTGCGGCGGCCGGACGGCGGCGGCTCGACGGTGAACTGCCGGCTGTTCGCGGTCACGCGCAAGGCGGGCGGGCCCGGTCTGCTCGCGGGCAGCGAGGCGGCCGCGCTCGTCCCCGAGCTCGGCCCGGCGGAGACGGACTACGTCGTCGCGCGTCACCACGGCGTGTCGTTGTTCCACGACTCGGAGCTCGACTCGCTGCTGCGGAGCCTCGGTGTCCGCACCGTCGTGCTGCTCGGCGTGAGCCTCAACATCGCGCTGCTCGGCACCACCATCGAGGCGGTGAACCGCGGCTACCAGGTGGTGATGCCGCACGACGGCGTGACCGGTACGCCGCTCGAGTATGCGCGGCAGGTGCTCGAGCACACGGTGCGCATGCTCGCGACCGTGACGACCTGCGACGAGGTGGTGGCCGCGCTGTCGGCACCGGGAGGGAGTGCAGCGTGA